The proteins below come from a single Danio aesculapii chromosome 25, fDanAes4.1, whole genome shotgun sequence genomic window:
- the usb1 gene encoding U6 snRNA phosphodiesterase 1 isoform X1: protein MIVNYSSSSSEEESEISSSPSGKRQKLDTETSTSEALDHGSAHRKVCKSTHLTPRLPLPDSVKEMFRDSEEQWTDKNEEHGGRQRSFLHERGNWATYVFFPYDPEEAFLEVLNKMMAAAEAHNLPLTVSEEFHLSLSKTVVLRHHWIQPFVQSIRTSLTHFQKFYCVAYKLKVYANAEKTRTFLGMEISTGTSHLLELSKIVDKTMKEFNLSTFYEDPSFHISLAWCVGDQTERLEKACLSELQGFIDAHEDGPFHARLNCNELRCKTGNKVFVFPLQ from the exons ATGATTGTCAATTACAGTAGCAGCAGTTCTGAAGAGGAATCTGAAATCTCTTCATCACCTTCAGGGAAAAGACAAAAACTAGACACTGAAACCAG CACCAGTGAAGCTTTGGACCATGGATCTGCTCACAGAAAAGTGTGCAAGTCCACCCACTTGACGCCTCGTCTGCCTCTTCCTGACAGTGTAAAGGAGATGTTCAGAGATTCAGAAGAACAGTGGACTGATAAAAATGAAGAACATGGAGGTCGACAACGCTCATTCCTGCACGAGCGCGGAAACTGGGCCACATATGTGTTCTTTCCTT ATGATCCTGAGGAGGCCTTTCTGGAAGTGCTCAATAAAATGATGGCGGCTGCAGAAGCTCACAACCTCCCTCTGACAGTTTCCGAAGAGTTTCACCTCAGTCTCTCAAAGACGGTGGTCCTGCGCCATCACTGGATCCAACCGTTTGTCCAGTCTATTCGGACCAGTCTGACACACTTCCAGAA GTTTTACTGTGTGGCCTATAAATTGAAGGTGTATGCTAATGCTGAAAAGACGAG GACTTTTCTTGGGATGGAAATCTCCACTGGAACGTCTCACTTGCTTGAGCTTAGCAAAATAGTGGATAAAACCATGAAGGAATTCAACCTTAGCACCTTTTATGAG GATCCTTCTTTCCACATAAGTCTTGCTTGGTGCGTGGGTGACCAAACGGAAAGACTGGAAAAGGCGTGTTTATCAGAATTGCAG GGTTTTATTGACGCACATGAAGATGGACCATTCCATGCAAGGCTAAACTGCAACGAGCTTCGCTGCAAGACAGGAAATAAAGTCTTTGTTTTTCCCCTGCAATGA
- the usb1 gene encoding U6 snRNA phosphodiesterase 1 isoform X2, with protein MFRDSEEQWTDKNEEHGGRQRSFLHERGNWATYVFFPYDPEEAFLEVLNKMMAAAEAHNLPLTVSEEFHLSLSKTVVLRHHWIQPFVQSIRTSLTHFQKFYCVAYKLKVYANAEKTRTFLGMEISTGTSHLLELSKIVDKTMKEFNLSTFYEDPSFHISLAWCVGDQTERLEKACLSELQGFIDAHEDGPFHARLNCNELRCKTGNKVFVFPLQ; from the exons ATGTTCAGAGATTCAGAAGAACAGTGGACTGATAAAAATGAAGAACATGGAGGTCGACAACGCTCATTCCTGCACGAGCGCGGAAACTGGGCCACATATGTGTTCTTTCCTT ATGATCCTGAGGAGGCCTTTCTGGAAGTGCTCAATAAAATGATGGCGGCTGCAGAAGCTCACAACCTCCCTCTGACAGTTTCCGAAGAGTTTCACCTCAGTCTCTCAAAGACGGTGGTCCTGCGCCATCACTGGATCCAACCGTTTGTCCAGTCTATTCGGACCAGTCTGACACACTTCCAGAA GTTTTACTGTGTGGCCTATAAATTGAAGGTGTATGCTAATGCTGAAAAGACGAG GACTTTTCTTGGGATGGAAATCTCCACTGGAACGTCTCACTTGCTTGAGCTTAGCAAAATAGTGGATAAAACCATGAAGGAATTCAACCTTAGCACCTTTTATGAG GATCCTTCTTTCCACATAAGTCTTGCTTGGTGCGTGGGTGACCAAACGGAAAGACTGGAAAAGGCGTGTTTATCAGAATTGCAG GGTTTTATTGACGCACATGAAGATGGACCATTCCATGCAAGGCTAAACTGCAACGAGCTTCGCTGCAAGACAGGAAATAAAGTCTTTGTTTTTCCCCTGCAATGA